In Listeria cossartiae subsp. cossartiae, one genomic interval encodes:
- a CDS encoding UDP-N-acetylmuramoyl-tripeptide--D-alanyl-D-alanine ligase: protein MKKTVGEVVAMLDSSIHVDTFRDVVITGICFDTRQIKSGDLFVPFVGNLRDGHEFVSQAREMGAVATFWQKDVPNPPTDFPVILVEDTLLALQELAAKYIQQVKPKVIAITGSNGKTTTKDIMAAIVETTYKVHYTGGNFNNHIGLPYTILTMPEDTEVAVLEMGMNHRHEIEVLSKIAKPDIAIITNIGEAHIEYLGSREEIAKAKLEITAGLNPSGILIYPHEENLLLGNIDGDFRQLTFGKSEAAEIYPLEIRAEAEGTSFVTNWEPEREIFVPIIGEHNVFNTMAAMLAAREIGIEGEKIQSALKNMERSKSRLEWITTKSGARILNDAYNSSPTALKTVLKTFMHMDSNGKPKYLVLADMLELGDLSTKLHQESAEVLENDTIAKIFLYGDAMKAFGTVAEAKIGQGKVQHFDTKESLEMALLSEMTGNEWILVKGSYGMGLKDVVENLIIK, encoded by the coding sequence TTGAAAAAAACAGTAGGCGAAGTAGTAGCAATGTTAGATAGTTCCATCCATGTAGATACATTTCGCGATGTCGTCATTACTGGCATTTGTTTTGATACAAGGCAAATAAAGTCAGGTGATTTATTTGTTCCGTTTGTAGGAAATTTGCGCGATGGACATGAATTCGTAAGTCAAGCACGCGAAATGGGCGCAGTTGCAACCTTTTGGCAAAAAGATGTACCGAATCCACCGACGGATTTCCCGGTTATTTTGGTAGAAGATACTTTGCTAGCATTACAAGAACTAGCAGCGAAATACATCCAACAAGTAAAACCGAAAGTCATTGCGATTACTGGAAGCAATGGTAAAACGACAACAAAAGATATTATGGCGGCGATTGTCGAAACAACGTATAAAGTGCATTATACTGGTGGGAATTTTAATAATCATATCGGCTTACCATATACGATTTTAACCATGCCAGAAGATACCGAAGTGGCCGTGCTTGAAATGGGGATGAATCATCGCCACGAAATCGAAGTGCTTTCTAAAATTGCTAAACCGGATATCGCGATTATTACGAATATCGGCGAGGCGCATATTGAATATCTCGGTTCACGCGAAGAAATTGCCAAAGCAAAACTAGAAATCACAGCTGGCTTGAATCCGAGCGGGATTTTAATCTATCCGCACGAAGAAAACTTGTTGTTAGGTAATATTGATGGCGACTTTAGACAGCTCACCTTTGGCAAATCAGAGGCGGCGGAAATTTATCCATTAGAAATCCGTGCAGAAGCAGAAGGTACTTCTTTTGTGACAAATTGGGAGCCAGAACGCGAAATTTTTGTACCAATTATCGGCGAACACAACGTTTTCAATACGATGGCGGCAATGCTTGCGGCGCGCGAAATTGGTATTGAAGGCGAAAAAATCCAGTCGGCGTTGAAAAATATGGAACGTTCCAAAAGTCGTTTAGAGTGGATCACAACGAAAAGCGGCGCGCGAATTTTGAATGATGCGTATAACTCCAGTCCGACGGCGCTAAAAACCGTTTTAAAAACATTTATGCATATGGATTCGAATGGCAAGCCGAAATATTTGGTACTTGCGGATATGCTTGAATTAGGAGATTTATCGACAAAACTTCACCAAGAATCTGCCGAAGTGCTAGAAAATGACACGATTGCGAAGATTTTCTTATATGGTGATGCAATGAAAGCATTCGGAACAGTAGCCGAAGCAAAAATTGGTCAGGGAAAAGTTCAACATTTTGACACAAAGGAATCGCTTGAGATGGCGCTTCTTTCCGAAATGACTGGAAATGAATGGATACTGGTCAAAGGTTCTTATGGAATGGGCTTGAAAGATGTAGTAGAAAATCTTATTATTAAGTGA
- a CDS encoding alpha/beta hydrolase codes for MVACLCIHGFTGSPSEVKPLADYLREHTDWDVLAPTLPGHDHLRHLKNVTYKDWIVFVDSILSQMLKEDDEVYIIGFSMGGLLAGWLARHYPEVKKLVLLSTAVNAMEWPQLVENSKQVITEAKEVTLKNSPMFKRYQKKVTETPWTSTLQFKKMVALAKPVFEHIEIPTFIAQGSADQIVPAEKSVNFLMESIPGPKELFILEGSKHVICQDEQADKLFAAVLTFLQKDVAVLHAN; via the coding sequence ATGGTTGCTTGTTTGTGTATTCATGGTTTTACTGGTTCGCCGTCCGAGGTGAAGCCGCTCGCTGACTATTTGCGAGAGCATACAGATTGGGATGTTTTAGCACCCACATTACCTGGCCATGATCACCTGCGCCACTTAAAAAATGTGACGTATAAAGATTGGATCGTTTTCGTAGACAGCATTTTAAGTCAAATGCTGAAAGAGGACGATGAAGTATATATTATTGGTTTTTCCATGGGTGGCTTACTCGCGGGATGGCTTGCGAGACATTATCCAGAAGTGAAAAAACTGGTACTTCTAAGCACAGCTGTAAATGCAATGGAGTGGCCGCAACTTGTCGAAAATTCCAAGCAAGTAATAACCGAAGCAAAAGAAGTAACACTCAAAAATAGCCCGATGTTCAAACGTTACCAAAAGAAAGTAACAGAAACACCTTGGACTTCCACGCTACAATTCAAAAAAATGGTCGCTTTAGCAAAACCAGTTTTTGAACATATCGAAATTCCGACATTTATTGCACAAGGCAGTGCCGACCAAATAGTTCCTGCTGAAAAAAGTGTCAATTTCTTAATGGAAAGCATTCCTGGACCGAAAGAATTATTCATTTTAGAAGGTTCGAAACACGTGATTTGTCAGGATGAGCAAGCAGATAAATTATTTGCAGCCGTTTTAACATTTTTGCAAAAAGATGTTGCTGTATTACATGCCAATTAA